From the Nodularia sp. NIES-3585 genome, one window contains:
- a CDS encoding glycosyltransferase family 4 protein, with protein MPTAPYNWISCQIGAREHYSIPRALHQQGQLSHLITDAWVSPKSVLNFLPKNLLANLRERYHSDLEEASVYPFNSSLIQFELTQRLQKKTGWERVIARNQWFQQQAIKTLARLSHHFTHPPILFSYSYAALELFKFAKQQGWYTVLGQIDPGIQEEMIVTQEYERYPQYRGNWQSAPVEYWQTWREECALADCIMVNSHWSRQLLEKAGINSEKIQVVPLVYTPPEAAKNFSRTYPESFSPERPLRVLFLGQVILRKGIAAVLEAVEHLQGYPIEFWIVGNQQIKIPPHLQTHPQIRWVGHVNRSETAQFYQQADVFLFPTLSDGFGLTQLEAQAWKLPIIASRCCGEVVVDGVNGWLLDEVNGEAIIKFLLNLLTDSEKLRKSAQKKLLAYQNSQGNLFDALTKLNL; from the coding sequence ATGCCTACAGCACCTTATAATTGGATATCCTGTCAAATTGGAGCGCGTGAGCATTACAGCATACCTAGAGCTTTACATCAACAGGGGCAGCTTAGTCACTTGATTACAGATGCGTGGGTATCACCTAAGTCTGTACTGAATTTTTTACCTAAAAATCTCTTAGCTAATTTACGAGAAAGATACCACTCAGATTTAGAGGAAGCATCTGTTTACCCTTTCAATAGTTCTCTTATTCAGTTTGAACTAACTCAACGCTTGCAAAAAAAGACAGGATGGGAACGAGTTATTGCTCGCAATCAATGGTTTCAACAACAAGCAATCAAGACTTTAGCACGGCTATCTCATCACTTTACACATCCTCCCATACTATTTTCCTACAGCTATGCTGCATTAGAATTATTTAAATTTGCTAAACAACAGGGATGGTACACTGTCCTAGGTCAAATTGACCCAGGAATCCAAGAGGAGATGATTGTCACCCAAGAGTATGAGCGATACCCCCAATATCGCGGAAACTGGCAATCTGCACCTGTTGAATATTGGCAAACATGGCGAGAAGAATGTGCATTGGCTGATTGTATTATGGTCAATTCCCATTGGTCACGCCAGCTATTAGAAAAAGCGGGGATTAATTCTGAAAAAATCCAGGTAGTTCCCCTAGTCTATACTCCACCAGAAGCGGCAAAAAATTTTAGTCGCACCTATCCAGAATCATTTTCTCCAGAACGTCCCTTGAGGGTGTTGTTTTTAGGACAAGTGATTTTGCGAAAAGGAATTGCAGCCGTCTTGGAAGCAGTGGAACATCTGCAAGGGTATCCCATTGAATTTTGGATTGTCGGTAATCAGCAAATTAAGATTCCACCTCATTTACAAACCCATCCTCAAATTCGCTGGGTAGGTCATGTTAACCGCAGTGAAACAGCCCAATTTTATCAACAAGCTGATGTGTTTTTATTCCCGACACTCTCCGATGGGTTTGGACTGACTCAGTTGGAAGCCCAAGCCTGGAAACTCCCGATTATTGCTTCTCGTTGCTGTGGTGAGGTGGTTGTCGATGGTGTGAACGGTTGGCTTTTAGATGAAGTCAATGGGGAAGCGATTATCAAGTTTTTATTAAACCTATTAACAGATTCAGAAAAGCTCAGAAAATCTGCACAAAAAAAATTATTAGCTTATCAAAACAGTCAAGGAAACCTTTTTGATGCTTTAACAAAGCTTAATCTCTAA
- a CDS encoding class I SAM-dependent methyltransferase — protein MNLNTVYNWNNTSLHPNSQKIIANTAKSVLHYKPPKRVLDIGCGNGYLCQLLSENGVECIGIEPTIEAIHYARNIAPKAEFYVSSCYEDPSKSDLGKFDVVVSTEVIEHLYYPRKLVAFAKEHLQNNGVFILTTPDYGSYWRNLIIAFTNRWDIHHTPLWDGGHIKFWSKKTLGELLNSGGFSIERWEGTRSRIPLWNMSITCHARLHDNKYI, from the coding sequence ATGAACTTAAATACTGTTTACAACTGGAATAACACTTCGCTTCATCCAAATAGCCAAAAAATTATAGCAAATACCGCAAAATCTGTACTACATTACAAGCCCCCCAAACGAGTTTTAGATATTGGTTGTGGTAATGGATATTTATGCCAGTTACTTTCCGAAAATGGCGTTGAATGTATCGGAATTGAACCTACAATAGAGGCTATCCATTACGCTAGAAATATTGCTCCGAAAGCAGAGTTTTATGTATCTTCATGCTACGAAGACCCATCTAAAAGCGATTTAGGAAAATTTGATGTAGTTGTCAGCACTGAAGTGATTGAACATTTATACTATCCAAGAAAACTAGTTGCTTTTGCAAAAGAACACTTACAAAATAATGGAGTTTTTATATTGACTACACCAGATTACGGTTCTTACTGGCGCAACTTAATTATTGCTTTTACTAATCGCTGGGATATACATCATACACCACTGTGGGATGGTGGTCATATCAAGTTTTGGTCTAAAAAAACTCTGGGTGAACTTCTAAACTCTGGTGGTTTTTCGATTGAGCGATGGGAAGGTACTCGCTCAAGAATTCCACTTTGGAATATGTCTATAACTTGCCACGCTCGATTACACGACAACAAATATATATAA
- a CDS encoding glycosyltransferase family 4 protein, whose amino-acid sequence MKAIEKLTVIFYTILPSPYQRDLFFELSRCPEIDLTVYYLEPACADSPWPEKPLQHYENILPGFHLAWGLSRFHLNWHFPSTTQADVVVLNGYMNLTTQLLLRIQAKRVPCIFWGEKMVGSSQGVKGKLQKYLANALNNCNAIAAIGSDAVQDYQQRFPGKPIFNIPYYCDLAAFSQEIPQRPRTPATILFCGQMIARKGVDLLLQAFEKLIQMGLAARLLLVGREADLPQMLTEVSENTRQYIEYAGFQAPEDLPQFFRQADIFVLPSRYDGWGVVVNQAIGAGLPVICSDAVGAANDLIDQGINGYIFPNGDQATLTQILADYLQNPSAIAMASAASVQKSIMWSAKAGAQNWVETLDQLIH is encoded by the coding sequence ATGAAAGCTATTGAAAAATTGACTGTAATTTTCTATACTATTCTCCCATCTCCTTATCAAAGAGATTTGTTTTTTGAACTCTCTCGCTGTCCAGAAATAGATTTAACTGTTTATTATTTAGAACCAGCGTGTGCTGATTCTCCTTGGCCAGAAAAACCGTTACAACACTATGAAAATATCTTACCCGGATTTCATCTAGCCTGGGGTTTATCCCGATTTCATTTGAATTGGCATTTTCCATCAACTACTCAAGCTGACGTGGTTGTGCTTAACGGTTACATGAATCTTACTACACAACTCCTACTCAGAATACAAGCTAAAAGAGTTCCTTGTATATTTTGGGGGGAAAAAATGGTGGGTAGTTCACAAGGAGTTAAAGGAAAACTACAAAAATATTTAGCTAATGCTTTAAACAATTGTAATGCGATCGCAGCCATTGGTTCTGATGCTGTGCAAGACTACCAGCAGCGTTTCCCCGGTAAACCCATATTTAACATCCCCTACTATTGTGACCTAGCGGCATTTAGCCAAGAGATTCCCCAAAGACCCCGCACCCCCGCCACCATTTTGTTCTGCGGTCAAATGATTGCCCGTAAAGGTGTTGACCTGTTGCTGCAAGCATTTGAAAAACTCATCCAAATGGGTCTAGCAGCTCGCTTATTATTAGTGGGACGTGAGGCAGACTTACCGCAAATGTTGACAGAGGTTTCAGAAAACACACGCCAGTACATAGAATATGCCGGGTTTCAGGCTCCTGAAGATTTACCCCAATTTTTTCGCCAAGCAGATATATTTGTCCTTCCCAGTCGTTACGACGGTTGGGGCGTGGTGGTAAATCAAGCAATTGGGGCGGGGCTACCTGTAATTTGTTCTGATGCTGTGGGTGCAGCCAATGATTTGATTGATCAAGGTATAAATGGATATATTTTCCCTAATGGAGATCAAGCTACCTTGACTCAAATTTTAGCCGATTACTTGCAAAATCCCAGTGCGATCGCAATGGCTAGTGCCGCATCTGTGCAAAAATCTATCATGTGGTCTGCCAAAGCAGGCGCTCAAAATTGGGTTGAGACTCTTGATCAACTCATTCATTAA